The Lycium ferocissimum isolate CSIRO_LF1 chromosome 8, AGI_CSIRO_Lferr_CH_V1, whole genome shotgun sequence DNA segment TTTTGCCAACAAACTCAAATCCATAATCAAGATTTGATAAGTGATCCTCATGTTTCTTTGCCAATTATTACGCCTCAGTTCCAAACAAGTTGTGATCAGCTTTATAAATCTTTAGCAGTCAAGAGAAGTACTTCAATTATTACACCTCAGTTCCAAACAAGTTGTGATCGGCTGTATAAATCTTCAGTCAACACAAGTACTTCAATTATTGCGCCTCATCATCAGTTTCCAACAAGTTGTGATCAGCTATATAAATCTTCAGTCAGCACAAGTACTTCAATTTTTGCGCCTGATCAATTTCAAACAAGTTGTGATCGGCTATATAAATCTTCGGTCAGCAGTGGAAGTAGTAatcttgatgatgataataagaAGGGGCTAAGAAGTGATGAATCAAATAAGCTCAAGAAAGTTGTGCATAGAAATGTTGAAAGGCAAAGAAGGCAAGAAATGGCAAATCTTGTTGCTTCTCTAAGATCTCTAATTCCATTTGAATTCATCAAGGTGATCTCTAGAACTTACACTTTCTATTttcattttcctctctttctctgctgatatatatatatatatatatatatatatatttttttttaaagttaagttaTATCAATTACAAGAAATAAAGTTGCCTAGATCAAGTATATATCAGCTTGTATTTTACATTTTTACCCATATTTTCAGATAATATTTGTCTTATTGTATACTATATGTTGTTTAATTTGGACTCCCGAAAAATGCTAACGCGCTCCTGTCTAATTCTCTGAACTGcactatttttggaggatctgcCACACATCTAGCAGAcgtttttggagagtccgaatAATATAGATTGTATATAGTGCATATTAACTTTTTCATCcatttaagttgaagttgaaaaagaaaaatttggaagtttGAACTGAAAACTGAAAAGTTGTGCTGGACATAAATTTCGCttgcaaaaacaaaaatgaagaaTTTGTAAGTGAAACAAGCAAAATTGTTTCAGTTGGAATACTCCTCAAACAAAAATTTCAGTATTTCATTAGTACTTCAAATAGTTATTTGTAAGTGAAAACCAGAACTTGCAAACTCTCAAATGTTATCTGTGGCCAAGAAGCATATACACACCTCTTTATAACAACGTCATTTGTCTGGTTATTTTTTGGTTgctatagtgaaatgttgtcactgagaacatataatataacctAACATGATCAAAAGcagttcagaaaaaaaaaatggttgttataatgaaatgttattatagagTATGAATGTTATAGATTGAGCGGTGTGCCGGAATCAGCTTGTGTTATTAATATGGGGTGAATTTTATTGCAAATTTGTAGGGGGGACGTTCAACATCAGATCACATGCAAGTAGCTGTGAATTATATAAAGCAACTTCAGAAGAATATAGAAGAGTTGGATAATAGAAGAAAAAAGCTCAAGAATATTTCATTGGATGATCAAAATAAAAGTTCAACAAATTATGCGCACaatcataataataattgtGTCACAGTGAACAAATGTGAAGATGATATGGAGATTTTGATTAATGTCAACAATAGCCATAAAGAGGAAATATTTTCATTGTCCAAAGTGCTGAGATGGCTACTTGAAGAAGGGCTAACTGTGGTTAGTTGTGTTAGTTCCAAACATGATGAATGGACTTTGATCAGGATCCAATGTCGGGTAAGACAGTTGAGCCATAATTTGTAGTTCAATATCTGCAAATAACAGTTTGGTTATTAGTATTTGAAATACTAGTAGAATATactctcttatttttctttttagtatattaaaaaggaaaaagagtgaCACGTTTTTATATTAGGtttttattttacctttttttctgTAACTTCTCTTTCCGGACTGCTGTGGTTTGCTtttctttgagccgagggtctatcagaaacaaccttTCTACCTCCATAGTAGGGGTAATGTTTGTGTACAGTactctaccctccctagacccacTTTGTGGGGTTATACTGGGTaaggtgttgttgtgttgttattttcattttaccTTAAAAGGCACTCTTATACATAAATTTCGTGTCCAATTAAACTACGACACCTAAGATGAAACGAAGAGAGAGTATATGGCAAAACATGTTTGAGAAGTATTTCagtgaaataatgaaaattaaCTTACAAAAAACATCAGCTTATTTTTTGAGTGAAATTCATATATCTAAATACAACCTTACTTCCAGGTATTTTTCTTATTGTTTTCACTTCAACAAAAAATTATCCATACACTATCGTAAATGACATAGAATGAGTACCCCATGAGTACTTGGTTTAGGGGTTTTATCCAagttttcttatatatatatatattttagagTTAAGGAGACAACATGTCGTGCTCATTTATAAGGAATATTTACTCTTcaaataaattaatcattatcTTGCAGGTGAGTGATATATCATCAGGTCTTACTGCAGCTGGGCTGCAAAAGAAACTGACAGATGTGATTAATTGGCACAAGGAATGAGGTGGATCCAGAATTTAAATTTGGTGCGTTTGATTTTCAACATTCTTATCACTGAACTAGCTACATTTCTAAAGTCATGGTTTCAAAATCTAACATCTGTTAACATTTAGTTGTTTTTcacgtgtatatatatctacattttgtgtcaaaaatattgaatttgGTTTAGTACTCGCTATCTATCAAAGAATAACAATGTTTAGTCAGTGGCGTAACCAAATACAAGTTTGTGGGTTTGACGTTAGAGAACGAATTCGAGCTTCTACGTTAGTTTGTGCGACAAATAAATATACATAGaatcagatatatatatatatttcaaaattcgCTCTTTAAACTCTAAATCAATATCTAGCGTCTAAATTCTGGCTCTGCCACTGCTGTATTTAGTTTGTGTCCGTACTACCTTTAGCAATGGCGGAGTCACATAGAACATATAGATCAAAAATTTGTTGtctttgtatatatgttaaatCTTGAACATTCTTGACGAAATTTATGATTCCGCCACTGGGCTTTAGTGTTATACATGTTAGTAGTTGAATATACTGCTGCATGcagtttttattattataagGACTTATCTCAGTGTTGAGAGCATTCGAGCATTTAGCTAAAACTAAGAGACCTCTTCGCTGGCTAATGTCCTTGCTTGCTTGTAAATTAAGTTACATATATATTCCAACTTTGTctcttaattatttgattgcaTAAGATAtggcttcttttttctttttggtcgaAGCATAAGATATGGCTATGAATTCATAATGAGAAGCATAAACATTTTCTTATGCTATTATAAGATTCTTGTTGCTACTAGAAATAGAAGTTTTCCCACCAACATTCGGTGGGAGATTTGTGCTATAGAACATgattttttcacttcattccCACTGAACCAGCTCACTGGGAAAATGCATGGTGCGAAACAGGTTTCCATTGAAACGCTGCGAAACTTCCTAATTTTTCCGTGTGATAATACTACTATTTAAGTTTTTTCTCACCGATATTCAGTAGAAATAGCGACTGAATAATTTTCAGTGagaaaatagtgattttttaatAGTGTGTATTATTAAAAGTTAGTATGTGATACGTGTATTAGTGCTAACAAATCACGCAAGCTAATTCAAACACACCACCTTTATGGgcaaaaaaaagtaataataaaTACTAGTAGTATTTATTAACAGATACATTTATTTTATCATGTCCCATGTACCCACTACAATAATTGATCATGATATACTGTATCTTAACAACTCATGTTTGTCCCAAATCATGTAGCTCCCCGTGGGAAGCATAGTCTTAACTTTtgtcaatatttttttattaggtACGCAAGTTGGATATTAAATGCTTTTCATCTTCCCTTTTTTGGCCTTTTCTTCTTACCCCTATATCGTCAAACTAATAAACATGCATGCTACTttactctttctttcaatttgtgGATAGAGTTATTTGGTACTTGTGTTGGTGGGAGATAGCAAGTAGCCGATAGAATATGTAGTCACACTCAAACTAATGACATCACCATTAACGTATGGAGTATAAGTTTGTGTGTATTGAGAAACTTTTTCAATAGATAAACATATTGTGTATTGAGCAACTTTTATATAGTGAGCTTTTGTGTAACCATAAAAAACAAGAAGAATAAAAGATGCCTACACTTTAATTTCTTCATGGCTCGATTGCTAATTTGCTGCTTCTTTTAGTTTTAGGCTTGAAGTGTCTGGTGAGGCCGGTACTGtagctaatatatattcttgtaATATGTTTGGCCGGTTGGAAAAGCTTTATTATATGAATATTCTTTTGCCGAGATTTTAAATATGCAGCCTTTCATAGCATAGCAGAATTCTTCTTGGAGGAGAGTTGTTTGCCCGGGTGACTAATCCTGCCATAATGTACTTCAACCTATTATAACACTGACGCAAATTCAAATATATTAGATGAGCTTGCTGCAATCCGATCCTATATATCCCTGTTGGAGAAAGCTATTGATTCCATTACTGAATCAAACAAGATTAGGATTCTCAATAAAGCATCTGGTATACATTGTGATACtttaaaggaaaaaagtgaGGGGGGCGGGGGCAgtgaagggggggggggaggggggttatAAGTAGCACCTATTTCAGTCCCTAGGAGTATAAGAAGCTGTATATACATCAGATTTTCTTGCTCTGTCAGCCAAAAATACTTCCCACACACAAACATGCAGGTATATCACTTCTTGATTTCAACACTGCCTCAATATCTTTGGAGTTGATACCAGCTATCGCGACCTGTTTGCACTTAACTCGATGAGTAACAGAGGCTGAGACGAAGCACTTTGATATGAAGACATCAAGCGTGAACAGTTCCATATATAATAAGCCACCgtatgttgtttgaatgaagtttgttgttgttgttgttatgttgtttgaatgaaaTATGTCTGTTTGGATTCTTGGACTTTTTCCCCTTCTGATATGTGTATGGCTGGGTATTGTCATCGTCTACGAAATCTTCCACCCCGAAAAAGCTTCTATGTGAATAACAAGCCTGTGAAATGACACAGTTGCTCGGAACCtcaaaaaatgcactacttttggaggaccTGACACACACCTGTCGACATTTTTGAAGACTCTAAGCAGTCCAAGCAACATAAGATATGATATCTCGATTCAGATTAAGATTGGTTATAATCCAGCAATTGCAGATATCTTTCAATTCACACACTGGTGTTTTAAGGAACTTGCCAGAAACTTGAAAAAACTAACTTAAATGTTTTAGATACTCTCTCTgatctatgttgctcggactcttaaAAGGTGGTGTTGCTGTCTTGTCGGATCCCCCAAAAATGACTACTTTTGAAAGATCCGACATGCACCAgttgacatttttgaagagtccgagcaacataagatatgatatcttaattcaaattaattaagattgATTCTAGTCCAGCAATTGCAGATATCTTTCAATTCACACACTGAAGTTCTAAGGATCAGAAACTTGAAAAATACTGTCAACTTAAAGGTCCTCGGCTACCTGACAACATAGATTGTGAATCCAGAGATACTTAGAAAAGATGGATTGGTTTAAAAGCATTTCTAGGCAAGGAAAATTCAACCCTTGATGgttaacatggaacatgaacaTTTTTGTGTACTTGCTCAGTGCCAAAAGAACATCTGATATGTTATAAAATGTGTCTCATGAAAGCACCAAAGAAAGTCAAAGCAGTTAAACATCATGCTTGAGCAACCTCTGcagttttttttcccttttagcCCATTATTCCTAAGAAATGCTCAAAACAAAGCGAGCGTGTGGTTGTTACAATAATCGCATACATAAATACATGGAAAGAGGGTCGCAGTGGAGATCATGTACTGTTAAAAGAACTATCCAGACATGGCAGGAAAGACACAACTGTGTAAACAGGGTGGAAATCATGCAACATGCTTAACTCTCGACTCATTGAAGCATTTACCACAAGTTCATACGacgaaaagagatttttttGAGGTCCTTATACTCATTATGCCTAGCATTGAATAGACTGGGTATTCACCTTATCAAGATCTCAAATCAATACTCCTAAAAGACATATTTTATGCCAACAAGTCTAAATATGCATAACATCAGATCATATTGCTCTTGCCTGACAACAAGAAGTCAATTTGTGGCACTCCCAAACATGGAGTTATTCAACTTTTCGCTCACAAAACGTTAACTGTGTTTTCATGTCCAAACATAAATTAAAGTTAGATTTACATTTTTGTCAACACCTTAAAATAACAGAAAGACGTCATACATAATCTCATAGTGAAGCTCAAGTCTCAACAAGTTAATTAAAGATCATTTGCATAAACACAAGACAAGACAAGTAGGAAGCAAGCTAACAATTGTTGTGACTCCTAATAATTGAAATCTTTTTATGTTATTGTACAAAATATGGAGGCAGTGACACTTTACTAACTAACTCATTTGTGTAACAGCAGGTTATAAATGAGTCACTTTTCTAAACAAAGGATATATTTACTTTAAATCGTATAGTTCAGGAGTATATCGGCTCATGGTTCAAAGAGGGAGGGACCTAAAGACCAATTATAAGTAGGCCGATTTCTCATACAGGCCGTCACGCattttttgcgtggattgtccttcatttggggtggtctttaatttttggccttcaaattagtagtctttaagtttttcccttcgcctaataccccgaggttatgggttcgaaccccaactcagtaaaaaaatcaaataaaaatagcaAGGCAGAATTCTACCAAGCAAAATTTggccaaaagttaaagaccaccattttgagggccATAAATTAAGGACCGCCCCCAGAGACggccaatcctgcaaattgaCGGTTTTATATATTTGGGCCTTTACAATAGTTCGGCCCATCATAATGCTTTACTAGTATGCTATTTGTTAGGCCCTTAGTCTGTTGTTATCTGTCAACATGAAGTAATGCATATCTGATTGATCATAATTCGAACTATAGATTTATCAATTTGAGATTTTTGAATTCGATTTCTCCTCTCCTGctgattttttaaaagcaaaaataaaataaattgggTGTACATATACATCATATACTCCCTcggtttcaatttatgtgaatatattttcttatttgtctGTGTCAAAAagaatgactttttttttatgtttggaAAAATCTTACTTTTATGCTataatttataaccacacaaaatatatgtgactcatttaacactaCAAGTTTAAAAATTTCTCTACTTTTTTAAGCTCCGTAACCAATCAAATGAGTTCATTTAAATTGATACGAAGGGAGTATGTAATAAGATAAAGGTTTATAAAACTGCCTAGTGGACAGTCTATACTACGTACATAATAGGAgaggaaaagggccaaatatatcctGTACAATCGGAAGATGgatcaaatatatccctcgttatattttgggttcaaatatactcTTATCATTATActtgaacatatatataccctTCATTTTACCGGATAGACACGTGTCATCATCCTATTGGTCTATTTTAAACTATcccctaattaattaaaatgcaATCTATAATCCGGTATCCAATTAAAAGATCCATATCCATACCCGATATCCAATTAAAATGCGAGCTTTGCCAAAATAGGAGCAAGAGACCCATAGATATGGGTCTTttaattgaaaataaatatatatcagTAAAGAATTTCCTTTCATTATCCAAAGTGTGATTACATTTAAGATTTaacaattgaaaataaaaaaataaattttatacatttttttatcTATAACATCAAAATATACACTCTCTagtcacttttacttgttcagtgttctaaaaatagatttcacttttacttgtcacttttagcatatcaaatttattttttcctattttacccatagtattaaatactcactttaaattatttttcaaattcaataaaaatatgaatcaattaatatggatacATTAGTAAATTATAtgcttcatttattatttcttaaatagcATAAAAAGCCCAAAatagacaaataaaaataaatggcGCAAGTATTATTTAAGTTCAATGCTGCTGTAAATGTATAACAATAATTGAtctaaacaataaaaaaatttcgaattcaacgatgatatgatataaaggTTTGACTCATTGACTgtactacatatataatttttaattgacaaaaacacaaaaaaagttTTTTCAGCTATATTTTCCCTCTAAAACCTCAAAAACCCTAATAACAGAGAGAAGCTCTTGTTTTTCAACAATGGCTATGTTGCTCAGACTTATTCCTCGCTCTACATACAAAAACGTAAGTTGGTTTTGTTTATTTTCAGcatgttatattatgtatgtgtattgttAGATGATCTGAATAGCTATTTATAGCTAGTGATGAATAACATCAATTCTTGATTTTATTGTAAAAAGGTGTAAAGAAAACCCCATTTCACAGTATCTGTCTTAATGacgagacttttgaatcttgtggttttaaattaaagatgtgtgtactGTACTAAAATGTCTGTTCTAAACTTGTCGCGTAGgatgtttaaattgtcaaacttactatatataaaaagaggctCTCTTAACAGTGTCTTAATGGCGAAGCTTCTTCTTGGTAGTGTGCATACTTCTCTCAGAATATATCTTTTATCGCACCCCATAAGTGAGTTTATTTTGATacccctttcattttttttggaagGAGTTATGATTATACAACTTACCCCACTGCACCAAGTGCTCCATAgctaggattttttttttttttttttttttggggggggggggggggggttgtggggggggggggcggggcgGCGAGGGGTGGGGTGAGGGAGTTTGGACATAAGTAGGCTTTGCCCTTGCATTTCTGTAAAGAAACTTTTTCCAAGTTCCGAGCTGGTGATGTCGAGTAGGGATGGCAAACAGAGCGGTGCATGGCAAGGCAAAGGATAAATAGGGCGGGGCGGGTGAATCTACAATTGCAATTCTAAATGAGGCAGGGCAGGACGGGGCCTGTCAAATTCAGGTTGATATTTTTaaatgatactccctccgtttcaaaatgtttgtcttggttttgacttggcacggagtttaagaaagtaaagaagacttttgaatcttgtggtcttaaacatgtcatgtgaaAAGTTGGTGATCAAAGAGTtcccaaaaaaggaaagaggcaTTCTTTTTTAAAGTTTTGGAATCATCCCGAGACCCATTTAGACAGAGTGTTTAGTAAGTACTATTTTATAATTAGGTTTGGCTATTCTGGTAGTATTATCAACTTTTATGTTACTGTAAAAACCCTTACATTTGACAACTTCTTCAAAGATAAACAGTATCCATAATCATGTGTAATTCTACTTTTGTTAGGAGCATGTTAGTTAATGCTtctgttattaaaaaaaaaacaaaatgataAACCAAATTTATGACATATAATTACGTGACAGCAGTTTAAATtaccaaaaataataataattacatGACAGCAGATACTCTTACATAAACTCCAACAAAGGATGGACCTTATTTAAGCATGATTAAGTCAAGAAATTGTTCGTTCAAATAAGTTGTCACAGAATACCTTATCCTTCAGTAAATAAACTGGAACATCCCCTCTTTGAGAATGAGTTAGATAGTAGCATTTATTTTTGAACATTTCCATCTGAAAAATTGTTTATTCCCCTCTCCTAGTTCTTGTATTTTGGTTGGTAATTATTGCAGATAACCGAGGTTGATAAGCACATAAATTGGCTATGTTGAAGAGAAGAGTTCTAGAAATACATCTTTTTCTTATTTCCGTTAATAGAAAAGTCCACTGTTTCTAGCTAATGGCCCGCCCTCTACCCTCCTACACTTATATGCTACACTTGGTTTACCAGCTAGGATTCTAGTTCGTGATGCATACCTATCACACAAAGCCCTGAGGGCAGCTGTACCAATATTTTTCCCTTAACTATTTCTGGGATGATTAAAAATTACTAGAGGAAATCATCAAGACCCTAATTTATTCGAACTCTGTGTACTCCACATTTGACTAATAATGCCGTTGTTTGTTAATTTGCAGGGTTTGAGAAGAAGCTTATTTGGGGCATCGGATCAGCTATGCTACTTTTCTTCTCGAGGTGTGTAAATTTGTGACTTGGGTTATAGTACTACTGATATACTTTTACATTCACTCATGTTGCACTTTGGTCAACCTATAGCGCGCTTGGTTTTCAAACCTTTTCCTATTCACATATTCtaatttaagaagaaaaaaacctGTATTTAACTATAAAATGTCAAGACTACAAGGAAAAGTAGatcaaatatatgtatatatatatatgttttttgacGATGGTTAGATCAAATATATTAACACACTTTAATTTGAACTTAAGTAGGTGACGTGAAAGGCTGAAAGCTGCTAGTTGGGCTTTGAAGCTTCTATTCCCATATCCCACTTAAGTGTCTGTCCACCAATATATGGAATTCAAATTCCATAGAGATGTATAATTTGCtgatatattttgaatattttctttCGTCCCCTGTTCAAAATGTGACAAGGTTTCTCCATTTCTAAGCTTAGTTCTAAATAAACATGAAGTTTTCCTCTTTGGATGCTCATTGCTTCCTGTCCTCTGCTCAATTTCAGGTAAGAAAAAGGCAAACTCAGATAGCGATTCAGGCGAAGAGAATTTGTCCAAGAAAGACTTGGCTTTGAAACAAGCACTAGATCAGATTACTACATCATTTGGAAAGGGATCCATCATGTGGCTCGGTCGCACGGAATCCCCCAAACAAGTCCCTGTAGTGTCTACTGGATCTTTTTCTTTGGATATTGCCCTTGGGATAGGGGGACTTCCGAAGGTAAAAGCATAAAACCGTATCCTCTTTCTCTGGGCATTTCGAATATGGTGTATATAAATGGTAGTGTTAATCACTTGGCTCCCAAATATTATGTAAATGATCTTTAAGTAACATTTTACTTTGGAGAACTGGTAAAATCAGTGTTTAAACCAAAATTATTTGAGAAACTTTTGTCACTTTAGGCAGATCGGTGACTGTTTTACTAGATATGTGAATCTGCGTATACAGAGACAAACACATAGTTGTGATCAATGTTAGGTTGACAGGTTATTTTCTTATCATTTTCTTATCTTCGTTGGAACTTATGTCTTGCTTTTGTGCAGGGACGCGTAATAGAGATATATGGTCCTGAGGCTTCAGGGAAAACAACTCTTGCTTTGCATGTAATTGCAGAGGCGCAGAAACAAGGAGGTTTGTCTAGTTTGTACGTCACTAACATGCATtctcaaaaaagaaaggagaggaaaaaaaactaccattcattttcttttccactTGCAACATCTATCAGGACCAGGATACGTCGAAAAAGGACCTGAGAACAGAATCTCCGGGCATCTTTCCCCTGAATGTCATTTGTGATTTGGTTCTACGTTGTTTTAAGCAAAAGATAAGattttattaccaaaaaaagaaaggagtagAGGAGAAGTTGATCTAACTGAAATTTACGTTAATGAGCCAGAACTTTTCAAATTCTTCGGGAATAAGTCGACATGGTATGAGGAAGAGACCTACAACAGCATCACAGAGGACCAGAATGATACTCTTACACATGGTGTAATAAGATAAATCGATGTTGGAAAGTTTTTGTTTTATGCTCTAAATAAATACACCACACAGTAGCCACGAGAGCACCAGATAAGAATAACCTATCTTAAGATATGATGTCAGTTCTTTCGCTTTAAGAATCTGTCTGGAGTCCTAGGGGCTCTGCTGCATTTTATTTGCTTTGTGGAGAGGCTCAAGAATGCCTTTCGAAACACAAAGGATATATGCATTTTTTGCTTATTGCAACTGACACATGGAAACTACTTATgcttcttcttgtttctttgtAGGTTATTGCTGTTTTGTTGATGCTGAGCATGCTCTTAATCCAACATTGGCTGAGACGATTGGAGTAAATACTTCAAATTTACTTTTATCTCAACCAGATTGTGGTGAGCAAGCTCTTAGTCTGGTAGATACAATAATAAGGAGTGGTtcggttgatgttgttgttgtggacaGTGTAAGGCA contains these protein-coding regions:
- the LOC132068060 gene encoding transcription factor bHLH125-like — translated: MDDNYLWEIFTNKQNISEDHGDHHHQLLQIPNFQLNGFCQQTQIHNQDLISDPHVSLPIITPQFQTSCDQLYKSLAVKRSTSIITPQFQTSCDRLYKSSVNTSTSIIAPHHQFPTSCDQLYKSSVSTSTSIFAPDQFQTSCDRLYKSSVSSGSSNLDDDNKKGLRSDESNKLKKVVHRNVERQRRQEMANLVASLRSLIPFEFIKGGRSTSDHMQVAVNYIKQLQKNIEELDNRRKKLKNISLDDQNKSSTNYAHNHNNNCVTVNKCEDDMEILINVNNSHKEEIFSLSKVLRWLLEEGLTVVSCVSSKHDEWTLIRIQCRVSDISSGLTAAGLQKKLTDVINWHKE